The sequence TCTTCTGAACGGCGGACAGGTCCGTGATCACGTTCATGAACTCCGGATACGGCAGCTTCCGCTTGTAGAAGGCGTAGGCGATGTAGTTCCAGAATTCCAGGATGTCACCCGGCGGCATCGGCCACAGTTCGAGCGGCTCGTAGGTGGTGATTTCCCAGCGCGGCGTGATGCGGACCATGTCGTGGTCATGCAGCTCGCCTTCGATCACGTAGCGGCGGTAGCGCTTCTCGATTTTGGTGACGAAGTCCGCCTCCTTGTCGTCCAGCTCGCGGCCGAGCTTGTCCTCGATGATGTCGAGAACGGGCGTGTCATCGAATTCGTTCGGCGATTCCGGCAGGTCCTCGCCGCGGTGCATGCGCTCCATCATCGTCGCGTACTGGCACGCGCCGGCGATGATCTCGTCTTCCGCCGTACAGGAGCCGAACCAGCGGTTGCCCTGAAGACGGAGGCTGGTGCGGAACACACCGGTCTCATCCTCCACACGGCCTTGGATGAAGAGATGGTTACCGAAAATCTGAGTGACAGCGCCCTCCCGTTGAAGGAGTTCACCACGCTTCCGGGCCTCTTCAGGAAAGCTGTTCAGGAAATTTAAGGTCGCTCTGTCTGGATTCATCGCTGGAATGTTCGAAACCGGGGTGGAGACGCAATTCCACCGGGACGACCTGACGCGGTCGTCCCGGCGGAATTGCGGGGGCGCAACCGGAATTGCGGGGCGCAACGATAGGCACCTGTTCTGAAATCCCGCAACAAAAAGTCTATGCGCTTCTCGTGCGGGAAATCCCCTACTCCCTCTCCACTCGTCACCGCGTGCGCCGCCAGCCGGAGAGGGGATGAAAAACACCGCTGTTCTAACGAACCGCCTTCTTCCGCCATTTCTTCGGGCGGATCAGGCCATCCATCGGCCCGAACAGCCAAGCCATGCAAAACAGGAAGGCCCCCGCCAGCACGATCGCCGCCGCCACGTTGCAATTCAACGCCATGGCCAGATAGAGGCCGCCCACGCTCGACGCCAATGCATGCAATCCGGAGACCAGCAGCACGCCGGGCACCCGTTTCGCGCACAACAGGGCCGTCGCCCCCGGAAGGATCAGCAGGGCCACCGCCAGCACCGCGCCGACCGCTTGGAACGAGACCACCACCACGACCGACACCGCGGCCATCAGCAGCACATTGCTCCACCCGGGCCGGAATCCGGTGGTCCGGGCATGGGCGGGGTCGAACGATCCCAACAGCAGCGGCCGATAGGCGATCAGAAGGAAGGCTCCCATCACGACGGAAGTCACCATGGCGGTGATCGTCACCCGCGGAACCTCCAGACGGCCAATTGCCACCGACGCCCCATGGACCGCGGTTTCCAGGCTGCCGAAAAGCACGCAATCCGGGTCCAGATCGACCTTCGCCGCATAGGTCCGCAGCAGCAGCACGCCACCGGCGAAGAATGCGGTAAAGGCGATGCCCGTGGCGGCGTCCTCCCGGATGCCCGCCCCGCGCCGGAGCGCCTCAATCGTCAGCATCACCAGCAAACCCGCCCCGGCGGCCCCCACCACCAGCAGCGGCGAGTCCAGCGAGCCGGTGAACAGGAAGGCGATCACGATCCCAGGCAACACGCTATGGCTGATGGCGTCCCCCGCCAGCGCCATCCGGCGCAGCACCAGGAACACCCCAGGCAGGGCCGAGGCCAGCGCCACGAAAAAGGAGGTGGCCACCAACCAGCAGGTCGATTCCGAGCGCCAGGGCAGCGCCCACCATTCCGGATCGAAAATGTCCGCGGTCATGAGTGCCCTCCTTTCCCGTCCTGGCCCACCGTGGGAATCGGGCGGCCGTGGGGGTCGCATTCGGGGAAATCGAGGACCTCCTCCAAGCGGCGCACCTCGTCCTCGCCAATGAAATGCTCCACCCGCTCGGCATCCTCGTGGACGTGGTCCGCGGCATAGGAAGCCCGGTCCGTGAGGTAGCGTTCCCACAGGCGGTGGTTGCGCACGATCTCCTCGGCCCGGCGGCGGCCGGTCGGCGTGAGCAGCAGCCCGGTGCGGTCGTCAGTCCAGATCGCATCGCGGCCCGCCACCAAACGCCCCACCCCGCGGGCAAGCGCCGTCACCGGACGGCCGTCGCGTTTCGAAAGCTCCAGCAGGGTCACACCATCGTGGCGGAAGCCCCCCTCCTCCATCACCCGGAAGATCGATTTCAGGAGATTCTCACGGGCGATCCGGCGGCGCATTTTCCAATGCCGCCAGGCATGCGCCAGCACCCCATCCCGCGGCGCGAACAGGGACACCACGGCGAAGGCCACGCAAACGGAAAGCGCCATCACCGGACCGGTGGGCAGCCCCGTGCGCACCCCGGAGATCCACACGCCGGTGGAGGCCGAAGCCGCTCCGATCAGGCAGGAAGCGGTGACCACCCGTCCGAAACGGTGGCTCAGCTTCAAGGCGGCGGCCGCCGGAGCGATCAACATCGCGCTGATCAGCACCACGCCCACCGCCTGCATCGCCACCACGATGGAGGCGGACAGGAGGAAATAGAACAGGCGGTCCAACCACTGGACCGGATAGCCGAGGAGCCGCGAGAAACCGGCGTCGAAGGCGGTGACATGCAGCAACCGGAACAGCAACCCGACCACCGACAGCGTCAGCGCCGTGACCACTGCCAGCAAACGCAGATCCCGCTGGTCGATCGCGGCGGCCTGCCCATAAAGATAAGCCTGCACGCCGGATGGCTGGTGGATCGAGATCATCGCGATGCCCGCGGCGAAGAACACGGACAGGACGATCCCGAGCGCCGCATCCGGTTTCAGCCGGGTGGTGCGCTGGATCGCATGCATCACCGCGCTGCCCGCCATCCCGGCGAGCAAGGCCGCGGCCAGCACCACCAGCGGGTCACGCTGGGTGTTCCACACCAGTCCCGCCACGATGCCGGGCAGCACGGCGTGGGACAGCATGTCTCCGGTGAGGGCCATGCGCCGCACGACCACGAAGGCCCCGAGCGTGCCGCAGCACAGCCCGAGCAGGAGCGCCGCGGCCAGCGCGGTGCCAAAGGCGGTATGGAGCCACTCCGTCATGACCGGGGTCCACGCGCCGCGCGATCCGCGACCTGGCTGAGAAGGGTGAGGCGACCGCCGTAGGTCTTGTCCAGCAACTCCGGCGTGAACACGTCCGCCGTGTCCCCGAAGGCCACCAGGTTCAGGTTCAGGAGCATCATCATGTCGAAATAACGCTCCGCGGTGTGCAGGTCGTGGTGGACGACGAGCACCGTCTTGCCGCGATCCCGCATTTCACGCAGCAACTCGACGATCGCGCGCTCGGTGGCGGC comes from Luteolibacter sp. LG18 and encodes:
- a CDS encoding metal ABC transporter permease, whose protein sequence is MTADIFDPEWWALPWRSESTCWLVATSFFVALASALPGVFLVLRRMALAGDAISHSVLPGIVIAFLFTGSLDSPLLVVGAAGAGLLVMLTIEALRRGAGIREDAATGIAFTAFFAGGVLLLRTYAAKVDLDPDCVLFGSLETAVHGASVAIGRLEVPRVTITAMVTSVVMGAFLLIAYRPLLLGSFDPAHARTTGFRPGWSNVLLMAAVSVVVVVSFQAVGAVLAVALLILPGATALLCAKRVPGVLLVSGLHALASSVGGLYLAMALNCNVAAAIVLAGAFLFCMAWLFGPMDGLIRPKKWRKKAVR
- a CDS encoding iron chelate uptake ABC transporter family permease subunit, with the translated sequence MTEWLHTAFGTALAAALLLGLCCGTLGAFVVVRRMALTGDMLSHAVLPGIVAGLVWNTQRDPLVVLAAALLAGMAGSAVMHAIQRTTRLKPDAALGIVLSVFFAAGIAMISIHQPSGVQAYLYGQAAAIDQRDLRLLAVVTALTLSVVGLLFRLLHVTAFDAGFSRLLGYPVQWLDRLFYFLLSASIVVAMQAVGVVLISAMLIAPAAAALKLSHRFGRVVTASCLIGAASASTGVWISGVRTGLPTGPVMALSVCVAFAVVSLFAPRDGVLAHAWRHWKMRRRIARENLLKSIFRVMEEGGFRHDGVTLLELSKRDGRPVTALARGVGRLVAGRDAIWTDDRTGLLLTPTGRRRAEEIVRNHRLWERYLTDRASYAADHVHEDAERVEHFIGEDEVRRLEEVLDFPECDPHGRPIPTVGQDGKGGHS